Below is a genomic region from Microbacterium esteraromaticum.
TGCCGAAGATCGACTTCAGCAGCGTCGACTTGCCCGCGCCGTTCGGCCCGATGATGCCGATCAGCTCACCCTGACGGGCAACGAGGTTCGCCCCGTTGAGGATGTTCACCCCCGGAAGGTAGCCGGCATGCACGTCGGTCAGCTCGACGACGACATCGCCGTGGGCGACCTCGGGGGAGGAGTTCTCGGCATCCATCACTTCTTCTCCTCTTCGCCGTCGGATCCGGCATCCAACTCGGCTTCCGCCTCGGCCTCGATCTTCTCCCGGATGCGCGTCGCTGTGGCGCTCGAGGCGTCGCCCGCCGCCACGGGGATGCGCCCGGTGACCGCTCCGAGATCGACGTCCTGGTGGGCGCCGAGGTACGCGTCGACGACGGCCGGGTCCTCCATGACCGTCTCGGGCGGGCCCTCGGCGACGACACGGCCTTCGGCCATCACGATCACCCAGTCGGCGATGTGGCGCACCATGTGCATGTCGTGCTCGACGAAGAGCACGGTCATGCCCTGCTCCTTGAGGTCGAGGATGTGGTCGAGCAGGGACTGCGTGAGTGCGGGGTTGACCCCGGCCATCGGCTCGTCGAGCATCACGAGCTGGGGGTCGCTCATCAGCGCCCTGGCCATCTCGAGGAGCTTGCGCTGACCGCCCGAGAGCGATGCGGCGAAGTCCTTCTCCTTGGCGTCCAGCTTGAACCGGCGCAGCAGCTCGCGGGCGCGCTCCTCGATCTCGGCCTCCTGCCGACGCCACAGCGCCGGGATCAGGCTGGACCAGAAGCCCTCGCCGCGCTGCTTGGTGGCGCCGAGCTTCATGTTCTCGAGCACGGTCAGCAGCGACAGTGACTTGGTGAGCTGGAAGGTGCGCACCTGCCCCATGCGGGCGACCTTGAACGAGGGGACGCCCGAGAGGTTCTTCCCGTCGAAGCTCCAGGTGCCGCTGTTCGGCTTGTCGAAGCCGCAGAGCAGGTTGAACAGGGTCGTCTTGCCCGCGCCGTTGGGGCCGATGAGCGCGGTGATCGCGCCTCGCGGCACCTCGACGTGCTCGACGTTGACGGCGGTCAGGCCGCCGAAGTGCCGCTCCACCGCGTCGACGACGAGGATCGGGTCGACCTTCGCGACGCCGGGGGCGGCGGGGCCCTTCGCGAGCCCCGTCGTCTTCGGACGCCGGACGCTGCCGGTCACCGGCGCCGCGTCGGCGTCGGGAACCTGCTCGGGGGTGTTCTCACTTGACAAAGGTCATCTCCCTCTTGTCTCCGAGGATGCCCTGCGGGCGGAAGATCACGAGCAGCATCAGCGCCACGCCCACGAAGATGAACACGAGGGTCGAGGCCTGGCTGTCGGACATCGGCAGCATTCCGCTGCGCGCCATGCTCGGCAGCAGGTTGGCGAGGAACGCGAACACGACCCAGAACAGGATCGCGCCGAGCGTGGGTCCGAAGACGGTCGCCGCCCCGCCGAGCAGCAGGATCGTCCACAGGAAGAAGGTCAGCGAGGTCGTGTAGCTGCCCGGCACGACCGCCGAGGGGAGCACGAACACGATGCCGCCGGCCGCGCCGATCACGCCGCCGACGACGAGCGCCTGCATCTTGTAGGCGAACACGTTCTTGCCCAGCGAGCGCACGGCGTCCTCGTCCTCGCGGATGCCCTTGAGCACACGACCCCAGGGACTGCGCATGAGGGCCCACACGAGCAGCACCGCGAGCGCCAGCACG
It encodes:
- a CDS encoding branched-chain amino acid ABC transporter permease — its product is MDFGSIFSNTAVYLFSPVTIAYALAATGLAVHFGYAGLLNFGMAAFMAVGGYGYAISVLSFGWPWWVGMLIGLLGGALFAVLLGIPTLRLRADYLAIATIAAGEIVRLLFTTQLFDEWTNSADGLAQYNGGFRDANPFPAGTYGFGPWTYTANDLWNRVFGVIVLALAVLLVWALMRSPWGRVLKGIREDEDAVRSLGKNVFAYKMQALVVGGVIGAAGGIVFVLPSAVVPGSYTTSLTFFLWTILLLGGAATVFGPTLGAILFWVVFAFLANLLPSMARSGMLPMSDSQASTLVFIFVGVALMLLVIFRPQGILGDKREMTFVK
- a CDS encoding ABC transporter ATP-binding protein, whose protein sequence is MTGSVRRPKTTGLAKGPAAPGVAKVDPILVVDAVERHFGGLTAVNVEHVEVPRGAITALIGPNGAGKTTLFNLLCGFDKPNSGTWSFDGKNLSGVPSFKVARMGQVRTFQLTKSLSLLTVLENMKLGATKQRGEGFWSSLIPALWRRQEAEIEERARELLRRFKLDAKEKDFAASLSGGQRKLLEMARALMSDPQLVMLDEPMAGVNPALTQSLLDHILDLKEQGMTVLFVEHDMHMVRHIADWVIVMAEGRVVAEGPPETVMEDPAVVDAYLGAHQDVDLGAVTGRIPVAAGDASSATATRIREKIEAEAEAELDAGSDGEEEKK